A genomic stretch from Flavobacterium sp. KS-LB2 includes:
- a CDS encoding RNA polymerase sigma factor, producing the protein MSDNLEHSFVKQLQENQNIIHKICRLYTNGDDAHKDLFQEITIQLWKAFPKFRGESKFSTWAYRVALNTAITLYRKTKRSINTIEFEGRQHFLNDVEYDYEEEEQLKLMYKAVYQLNDIEKALIFMYLEDKDYQEISETLGISEVNARVKMNRIKGKLKKILNPLGV; encoded by the coding sequence ATGAGTGATAATCTAGAACATTCTTTTGTAAAGCAGTTGCAGGAAAATCAGAATATAATCCACAAGATTTGTAGGTTGTATACTAATGGCGATGATGCTCATAAGGATTTGTTTCAGGAAATTACGATTCAGTTATGGAAGGCTTTTCCAAAATTTAGGGGCGAAAGTAAATTTTCTACATGGGCCTATCGAGTCGCGCTGAATACGGCAATTACTTTGTACCGAAAAACAAAACGATCCATAAATACTATCGAATTTGAAGGACGACAACATTTCCTGAATGATGTTGAATATGATTATGAGGAGGAAGAACAATTAAAACTAATGTATAAAGCGGTTTATCAGCTGAATGACATTGAGAAGGCATTGATATTTATGTATCTGGAAGATAAGGATTACCAGGAAATATCAGAAACATTAGGAATTAGCGAAGTAAATGCAAGGGTGAAAATGAATAGAATTAAAGGGAAATTAAAAAAAATATTAAATCCATTAGGCGTATGA
- a CDS encoding fasciclin domain-containing protein — MKNVSKIRNLVLIVLFAIFSVSCDDDNTEVTDNTITGKAVATANLSILVQALTKAELATTLQGAGPFTVFAPTNEAFTAFLATTPYATINDVPKEALTQILLNHVVSGSVKSTDLSTGYIKTLAKGTASTTNNLSMYVDLSAGVKLNGVATVTAADIMASNGVIHIVDKVIDLPTIVTHAAANANFSTLVSVLNRSGQPNFITALSATGPFTVFAPTNNAFTALNTELAPGGIAGVSAANLTKVLQYHVVSPANVLAASLTEGQVVTPILTPAQTFSIQLTGGAKIKDANNRISNIIITDVQCSNGVIHAIDKVLLPIL, encoded by the coding sequence ATGAAAAATGTATCTAAAATTAGGAATTTGGTTCTGATTGTATTATTCGCAATCTTTTCAGTGTCGTGTGATGACGACAACACTGAAGTAACTGACAACACTATTACCGGAAAAGCAGTTGCTACTGCAAATTTAAGCATCTTAGTTCAAGCACTAACGAAAGCCGAATTAGCAACTACTTTACAAGGCGCTGGTCCATTCACAGTTTTTGCTCCTACTAATGAAGCATTTACCGCTTTTTTAGCCACAACTCCCTATGCAACAATAAATGATGTCCCAAAAGAGGCTTTGACGCAAATACTATTAAATCATGTTGTTTCGGGTTCAGTAAAATCTACTGATTTAAGCACAGGTTATATTAAAACTTTAGCCAAAGGAACTGCATCAACAACAAATAACCTTAGTATGTATGTTGATCTATCTGCTGGAGTAAAACTAAATGGAGTAGCAACAGTTACTGCTGCTGACATCATGGCTTCAAATGGAGTGATTCACATTGTAGATAAAGTCATTGATCTACCTACCATTGTAACTCACGCTGCAGCAAACGCTAATTTTAGCACTTTAGTAAGTGTCCTAAATCGTTCTGGTCAACCTAATTTTATCACCGCATTGTCTGCAACAGGTCCATTCACCGTTTTTGCCCCTACAAATAATGCTTTTACAGCTTTGAATACGGAACTTGCTCCTGGAGGAATTGCGGGTGTTTCAGCTGCAAACTTAACTAAAGTATTACAATACCATGTGGTAAGTCCTGCTAATGTGTTAGCTGCTAGTTTAACCGAAGGACAAGTTGTGACTCCAATTCTTACTCCAGCTCAAACATTTAGCATACAACTTACTGGAGGTGCAAAAATTAAAGATGCTAATAACAGGATTTCAAATATTATTATCACTGATGTCCAATGTTCCAATGGAGTGATTCATGCCATTGATAAAGTATTACTACCCATTCTTTAA
- the mnmA gene encoding tRNA 2-thiouridine(34) synthase MnmA: protein MKRVVVGLSGGVDSSVAAYLLQQQGYEVIGLFMKNWHDDSVTISNECPWLEDSNDALLVAEKLGIPFQTVDLSEEYKEKIVDYMFNEYEKGRTPNPDVLCNREIKFDVFMKIALSLGADYVATGHYCQKSEIEVNGETVYQLKAGADTNKDQSYFLCQLSQEQLAKSLFPIGELTKPEVREIAAQMDLITAEKKDSQGLCFIGKVRLPEFLQQKLQPKDGVIIQIDKNDPIYSLEKEAELTIENSLLSEARKIPYTLEMGKIVGKHQGAHYFTIGQRKGLNVGGTTDPLFIIATNVETNTIYTGLTSQHPGLFKKALFIEKTEVHWIREDMTLANGETMQVMARIRYRQPLQSATLHQFENGMYVAFDEPQSAITEGQFVAWYLGEELVGSGVIS from the coding sequence ATGAAGCGTGTTGTTGTTGGACTTTCTGGAGGTGTAGATTCAAGTGTTGCTGCATATTTATTGCAACAACAAGGGTATGAAGTTATAGGCCTTTTTATGAAAAATTGGCATGATGATTCGGTTACCATTTCTAATGAATGCCCGTGGTTAGAAGACAGTAACGACGCTTTGTTAGTGGCTGAAAAGTTAGGAATCCCTTTCCAAACAGTTGATTTAAGTGAAGAATATAAAGAGAAAATCGTGGACTATATGTTCAACGAATATGAAAAAGGACGTACTCCAAATCCTGACGTACTTTGTAATCGCGAAATAAAATTTGATGTTTTCATGAAAATTGCTTTAAGTCTTGGTGCTGATTATGTGGCAACAGGACATTACTGTCAAAAAAGCGAAATCGAAGTTAACGGCGAAACGGTTTATCAATTGAAAGCCGGTGCTGATACCAATAAAGATCAATCGTATTTTCTGTGTCAATTATCGCAAGAGCAATTGGCAAAATCATTATTTCCTATTGGAGAATTAACCAAGCCTGAAGTTCGTGAAATAGCAGCTCAAATGGATTTGATTACTGCTGAAAAGAAAGATTCTCAAGGATTATGTTTTATTGGAAAAGTACGTTTGCCTGAATTTTTACAGCAAAAATTACAGCCAAAAGACGGAGTTATAATTCAAATTGATAAAAACGACCCTATATATAGTTTAGAAAAAGAAGCAGAATTAACGATTGAAAATAGTTTATTATCTGAGGCTCGAAAAATTCCATATACTCTAGAAATGGGAAAAATAGTAGGAAAACATCAAGGTGCTCATTATTTTACCATTGGACAACGAAAAGGATTAAATGTTGGAGGAACGACTGATCCTTTGTTTATCATTGCCACTAATGTGGAAACCAATACGATTTATACTGGATTGACCAGTCAACACCCGGGATTATTCAAGAAAGCCTTGTTTATAGAAAAAACGGAAGTGCATTGGATTCGGGAAGACATGACTTTGGCTAATGGGGAAACTATGCAAGTAATGGCTAGAATTCGATACCGACAACCATTACAAAGTGCTACATTACATCAATTTGAAAACGGAATGTATGTTGCCTTTGATGAACCACAATCTGCAATAACAGAAGGGCAATTCGTAGCTTGGTATTTAGGGGAAGAATTAGTTGGTTCGGGAGTAATTTCATAG
- a CDS encoding DUF4268 domain-containing protein, whose protein sequence is MYSKEETQRLKREFWIAFAEKYPRKWVLYDTKIKDFSFKFYVDNKKAQVLIDIEHRNDEKRIAYFEKLEALKTILEEEFIKDLVFEKEHTLESGKTISRIWVEKLGVGVSNRNYWDEIFDFYNEKMNALELFYLEYDEFIKDIEKL, encoded by the coding sequence ATGTATAGCAAAGAAGAAACACAACGATTAAAGCGAGAATTCTGGATTGCATTCGCAGAAAAATATCCCCGAAAATGGGTTTTATATGACACTAAAATCAAGGATTTCTCTTTTAAATTTTATGTAGACAATAAAAAAGCTCAAGTTTTAATCGATATTGAACACCGTAACGACGAAAAAAGAATTGCCTATTTCGAAAAACTAGAAGCACTAAAAACTATTCTTGAAGAGGAATTCATAAAAGACTTAGTTTTCGAAAAAGAACATACACTTGAAAGTGGCAAAACTATTAGCAGAATTTGGGTTGAAAAACTAGGAGTCGGTGTGAGCAATCGCAACTATTGGGATGAAATATTTGACTTTTATAATGAGAAAATGAATGCTCTGGAACTATTTTATTTAGAATACGATGAATTTATAAAAGACATTGAAAAGCTTTAA
- a CDS encoding NAD(P)H-dependent flavin oxidoreductase — protein MNRITELFKIKYPIIQGGMIWNSGYKLASAVSNAGGLGLIGAGSMYPEVLREHIQKCKKATSKPFGVNVPMLYPNIEEIMKIIVDEGVKIVFTSAGNPKTWTAYLKENGITVVHVVSSSVFALKAQDAGVDAIVAEGFEAGGHNGREETTTLTLIPMVKQAITIPLIAAGGIATGRSMLATMILGADGVQVGSRFAASVESSAHENFKETIVNVKEGDTQLTLKELAPVRLIKNKFYQDVQRLYEKCPTKEELIDLLGRARAKRGMFEGDLIEGELEIGQIAGLIHDIKPAATIIDEMIIDFETARKEMIHFDF, from the coding sequence ATGAATAGAATCACGGAACTTTTTAAAATTAAATATCCAATTATTCAAGGAGGAATGATTTGGAATAGTGGTTATAAATTAGCAAGTGCAGTAAGTAATGCAGGAGGTTTAGGATTGATTGGAGCTGGTTCCATGTATCCTGAAGTGCTGCGCGAACACATTCAAAAATGTAAAAAGGCCACTTCAAAACCTTTTGGAGTAAATGTTCCGATGTTGTATCCCAATATCGAAGAAATCATGAAAATCATCGTTGATGAAGGAGTGAAAATCGTTTTTACTTCGGCTGGGAACCCAAAAACATGGACGGCTTATTTGAAAGAGAATGGTATAACTGTTGTTCATGTAGTGAGCAGTTCTGTTTTTGCATTAAAAGCGCAGGATGCAGGAGTTGATGCAATTGTTGCCGAGGGTTTTGAAGCCGGCGGGCATAATGGTAGAGAGGAAACAACTACATTAACACTGATTCCCATGGTGAAACAAGCAATTACTATTCCGTTGATTGCTGCGGGAGGTATTGCTACTGGTCGTAGTATGCTGGCAACTATGATATTGGGCGCTGATGGGGTTCAGGTAGGAAGTAGATTTGCAGCCTCAGTAGAGTCATCTGCGCATGAAAATTTTAAGGAAACCATCGTTAATGTTAAAGAAGGGGATACTCAGCTCACTTTAAAAGAACTTGCTCCTGTTCGATTGATTAAAAATAAATTTTATCAGGATGTTCAGCGATTGTATGAAAAATGTCCAACTAAAGAAGAATTAATAGATTTGCTTGGAAGAGCAAGAGCAAAACGCGGGATGTTTGAAGGTGATTTAATAGAAGGAGAATTAGAGATAGGACAAATAGCAGGGTTAATTCATGATATCAAACCAGCAGCAACAATTATTGATGAAATGATAATTGATTTTGAAACCGCTAGAAAAGAAATGATTCATTTTGATTTTTAA
- a CDS encoding S8 family peptidase, giving the protein MKKIYTFLFLLIASAVFSQQDAWIYFNAKPNSQFYFDSPLEMLTQRALDRRANQNIAIDFKDIPVEESYIDQVKLASGITVMAKSKWMNAVHVRGSQANINALAMLSFVSKVDFADNSLNQSAKIAKPSKRAKVNKTSKTKINYSYGSSLNQIQMLNGHLLHQQDYTGSGKIIAVLDAGFPGVNTAQPFERLRSNNRILGGYNFVLRDSDFYTGVSHGTSVLSSMGGYKENSLVGTAPDASYYLFITEDDTSENPVEESLWVEAAERADSLGVDIINTSLGYFDYDNDAYSHTYSQMNGTTTFMSRAAEIAFSRGMILVTSAGNSGGTSNPNIAVPADAASVIAVGAVNSSEVVTSFSSIGPSFDGRIKPEVMAQGQEAIVSDPAGNIVTANGTSFSSPIMAGMIACLWQAFPQKTNREIRDLILKSSDRFSAPNNQYGFGIPDFALAASNLLSLESVSKDDFIVYPNPASDTISVSLPANFGDGTLFIYSILGQKIVEQKITADRPIISLKSLNEGVYLYKMESDGFSKTGKIIKKL; this is encoded by the coding sequence ATGAAAAAAATCTATACATTTCTTTTTTTATTGATTGCATCGGCTGTTTTTTCTCAACAAGATGCTTGGATCTATTTTAATGCAAAACCAAATTCTCAATTTTATTTTGATTCTCCTTTGGAAATGCTAACTCAAAGAGCATTAGACAGAAGAGCAAATCAAAATATTGCTATCGATTTTAAAGATATTCCAGTTGAGGAATCTTATATCGATCAAGTAAAATTAGCTTCGGGAATCACTGTTATGGCAAAATCTAAATGGATGAACGCAGTTCATGTTCGTGGTTCACAAGCGAACATAAATGCCTTAGCAATGCTTTCTTTTGTTAGTAAGGTTGATTTTGCGGATAACTCGTTGAATCAATCGGCAAAAATTGCGAAGCCTTCAAAAAGAGCAAAAGTCAATAAGACGAGTAAGACAAAAATTAACTATTCCTACGGTTCTTCATTGAATCAAATCCAGATGCTTAACGGACACTTATTACACCAGCAAGATTATACGGGTTCCGGTAAAATAATAGCTGTTTTAGATGCTGGATTTCCCGGAGTAAATACAGCTCAACCTTTTGAAAGATTAAGATCTAATAATAGGATTTTAGGTGGTTATAATTTTGTTTTAAGAGATTCTGATTTTTATACGGGAGTTTCACACGGAACTTCGGTACTTTCTTCAATGGGTGGTTACAAAGAAAATTCGTTAGTAGGAACAGCGCCAGACGCCTCTTATTATTTGTTTATTACTGAAGATGATACCTCTGAAAACCCTGTTGAAGAATCGCTTTGGGTTGAGGCAGCAGAAAGAGCAGACAGTTTAGGAGTGGATATTATCAATACTTCTTTGGGGTACTTTGATTATGATAACGATGCCTACAGTCACACTTACAGTCAAATGAATGGTACAACGACATTCATGTCTCGTGCTGCGGAAATTGCTTTTAGCAGAGGAATGATTTTAGTAACTTCTGCAGGTAATTCTGGTGGTACTTCAAATCCAAATATTGCTGTTCCCGCCGATGCTGCTTCAGTAATTGCAGTAGGTGCTGTAAATTCTTCAGAAGTAGTGACCTCATTTAGTTCAATTGGTCCTTCTTTTGACGGAAGAATAAAACCTGAGGTAATGGCACAAGGACAAGAAGCAATAGTCTCAGATCCTGCAGGTAATATAGTAACTGCTAATGGTACTTCTTTTTCAAGTCCAATAATGGCTGGAATGATTGCTTGTTTGTGGCAGGCATTTCCTCAAAAAACAAATCGGGAAATTAGAGATTTGATACTCAAATCATCAGATAGATTTTCAGCTCCCAACAATCAATATGGATTTGGAATTCCTGATTTTGCTTTAGCTGCAAGTAACTTATTGTCATTAGAATCTGTTTCTAAAGATGATTTTATAGTGTATCCTAATCCAGCAAGTGATACTATTTCCGTTTCTTTACCAGCGAATTTTGGCGATGGAACTTTATTTATTTACTCCATTTTAGGACAAAAAATAGTAGAGCAAAAAATAACGGCTGATAGGCCTATCATTTCATTGAAATCATTGAATGAAGGTGTATATCTGTATAAAATGGAATCAGATGGTTTTTCTAAAACAGGAAAAATCATTAAAAAATTATAG
- the yidC gene encoding membrane protein insertase YidC, producing MEQKKFDLNSIIGFALIFGILVWIMYQNQPDPKVVAAEKAQKELAIKQAKAKELEEKIVAKATIAVATTGDSTQLAQLQKTLGNFAYSATLPSAKAGVTTIENELVKLTIANKGGYIVEATLKKFEKFKKGSGQLVELIKDNNANLNVQLLTSDNRTLNSKDLFFEPTVTKIGADQVLSMKLKAGANEFLEYKYILKPNDYMIGFDIRSQGLNKVLNTSKPLDLEWDLKTFRNEKSVSYENRYTEIYFEHKEGKVDYAGLGQSEESDLEKATFVAFKQHFFSTILLTKTPFETAKVKSDNLVKDDKIDTTFTKQFKANIPLAFENGELDHKMSWYFGPTDYKTLSHYDKNLEKIISLGWGIFGWINKFIFIPLFGFLSTYIAYGIAIIVFTILIKLAMSPITFKSFLSQAKMKVLRPEITELGEKFKKDPMKKQQETMKLYNKAGVNPMAGCIPALIQLPFMYASFQFFPSAFELRQKSFLWADDLSSFDEIIRLPFYIPFYGNHISLFPVLASIAIFFYMKMTSGDQQMAAPQQEGMPDMAKMMKIMIYVSPIMMLFFFNSYGAGLSLYNFISNLITIGIMIVIKRYFIDSDKIHAQIQENKLKEPKKQGKFQKKLQEVMEQAEAQKALDKKKK from the coding sequence ATGGAACAAAAAAAATTTGACCTCAATTCGATTATCGGTTTTGCATTAATTTTTGGTATTTTGGTTTGGATTATGTACCAAAATCAACCAGATCCTAAAGTAGTTGCTGCTGAAAAAGCTCAAAAAGAGCTAGCTATTAAGCAGGCTAAAGCCAAAGAATTAGAGGAGAAAATAGTTGCAAAAGCTACTATTGCAGTTGCAACAACTGGAGATTCAACACAATTGGCACAATTGCAAAAAACCTTAGGGAATTTTGCGTATTCTGCGACACTTCCTTCTGCGAAAGCGGGTGTTACCACTATCGAAAATGAATTGGTAAAGTTGACAATTGCCAATAAAGGTGGGTACATTGTTGAAGCTACGTTAAAAAAATTCGAAAAATTCAAGAAAGGTTCTGGACAATTGGTTGAATTGATAAAAGACAACAATGCCAATTTAAATGTACAATTGCTAACCAGTGATAACCGTACTTTAAATTCTAAAGACTTGTTTTTTGAACCTACTGTAACAAAAATAGGAGCAGACCAAGTCTTGTCTATGAAATTGAAAGCGGGAGCTAACGAGTTTTTGGAATATAAATACATATTGAAGCCAAACGATTATATGATTGGTTTTGATATTCGTTCTCAAGGATTGAACAAAGTTTTAAATACTTCTAAACCGTTAGATTTAGAATGGGATTTGAAAACGTTTAGAAATGAGAAAAGTGTATCTTACGAAAACCGTTATACTGAAATATATTTTGAGCATAAAGAAGGAAAAGTTGATTATGCAGGTTTAGGCCAATCAGAAGAATCGGATCTTGAAAAAGCAACTTTTGTAGCTTTTAAACAGCATTTTTTCTCTACAATACTTTTGACAAAAACTCCTTTCGAAACGGCTAAAGTGAAGTCGGATAATCTGGTTAAAGATGATAAAATCGATACCACTTTTACGAAACAATTTAAAGCAAACATACCATTAGCTTTTGAAAATGGAGAGTTAGATCATAAAATGAGTTGGTATTTTGGTCCAACAGATTACAAGACTTTAAGTCATTATGATAAAAATTTAGAAAAAATTATCTCATTGGGTTGGGGAATTTTTGGATGGATTAATAAATTTATTTTTATTCCATTATTTGGATTTTTAAGTACTTACATTGCTTACGGGATTGCTATTATTGTTTTTACAATACTAATAAAATTAGCAATGTCGCCTATTACGTTCAAATCATTCTTGTCACAAGCCAAGATGAAAGTATTGCGACCTGAAATTACAGAATTGGGAGAAAAATTTAAAAAAGACCCAATGAAGAAACAGCAAGAAACGATGAAATTGTACAACAAAGCGGGTGTGAATCCTATGGCGGGATGTATTCCAGCCTTGATTCAGCTTCCTTTTATGTACGCTTCCTTTCAGTTTTTCCCATCGGCTTTTGAGTTAAGACAAAAAAGTTTCCTTTGGGCGGATGATTTATCTTCTTTTGATGAAATAATACGTTTGCCTTTCTATATTCCTTTTTACGGGAATCACATCAGTTTGTTTCCAGTACTTGCCTCAATTGCTATTTTCTTCTATATGAAAATGACATCTGGTGATCAGCAAATGGCCGCTCCGCAACAAGAAGGAATGCCGGATATGGCGAAGATGATGAAAATAATGATTTATGTTTCGCCAATCATGATGTTGTTCTTCTTTAATAGTTATGGTGCAGGATTGAGTTTGTATAACTTTATCTCGAATCTAATAACCATTGGAATTATGATTGTCATCAAAAGATACTTTATCGACAGTGATAAGATTCATGCTCAAATTCAAGAAAATAAATTGAAAGAGCCAAAGAAACAAGGTAAATTCCAGAAAAAACTACAAGAAGTAATGGAACAAGCCGAAGCACAAAAAGCATTAGACAAAAAGAAAAAATAA
- a CDS encoding lysophospholipid acyltransferase family protein: MGLLKRNPFGHLLFIKKWLIRIFGAMTHRRYRGFNELQIEGSEIIRNLPDSNVLFISNHQTYFADVVAMFHVFNASLSGREDSIKNVCYLWQPKMNIYYVAAKETMRAGLLPRIMAYAGAISVERTWRAKGVDVQEKKDINPNDTENIKIALADGWVITFPQGTTKSFKPVRKGTAHIIKQHRPIVVPIVIDGFRRSFDKKGIRMKKKGILQSFIIKEPLDIDYDNDTIEEIVEKVEYAIEQHPSFLKVIPAEEIKEQEELNRLRKWEY, from the coding sequence ATGGGATTGTTGAAGCGAAATCCTTTCGGACACCTATTATTTATAAAAAAATGGCTAATCCGAATCTTCGGAGCCATGACGCATAGACGGTATAGAGGATTTAATGAATTGCAAATTGAGGGTTCAGAAATAATCAGAAATTTACCAGATTCGAACGTGCTTTTTATATCTAATCATCAAACCTATTTTGCAGATGTAGTTGCTATGTTTCATGTTTTTAATGCGAGTTTGAGCGGTCGTGAAGATTCCATCAAGAACGTTTGTTATTTATGGCAACCTAAAATGAATATCTATTACGTCGCTGCGAAGGAAACGATGAGGGCTGGATTATTGCCAAGAATAATGGCATATGCTGGAGCTATCTCTGTAGAGCGCACTTGGCGTGCCAAAGGAGTTGATGTTCAGGAGAAAAAAGACATTAATCCTAACGATACGGAGAATATCAAAATTGCTTTAGCTGACGGTTGGGTAATTACTTTTCCGCAAGGAACTACAAAATCGTTTAAACCAGTTCGTAAAGGAACTGCACATATTATTAAACAACATAGGCCTATAGTGGTTCCTATTGTTATTGATGGTTTTCGTCGTTCTTTCGACAAGAAAGGAATCCGTATGAAGAAAAAAGGAATTCTACAATCGTTTATTATCAAAGAACCTCTGGATATTGATTATGATAATGATACAATCGAGGAAATTGTAGAAAAAGTAGAATATGCAATTGAGCAACATCCTTCATTCCTAAAAGTGATTCCTGCTGAAGAAATTAAAGAACAGGAAGAGTTGAATCGATTACGAAAATGGGAATATTAA
- a CDS encoding toxin-antitoxin system YwqK family antitoxin codes for MNKYQISFFAFLSFVLFSQNILSQTDSNKLDEKGKKHGVWKGFYEESKRPRYEGTFEHGKEIGIFSFFDDTKAKSIIATREFNAKDNSAYTIFYDQNKNKVSEGKVVNKLFEGEWKYYHQASPAIMTIENYVNGKLEGLRTVFYPSGKIAEEISYRNNLKNGFYKKYTEKGVVLEESIFKNNRYSGLAIFSDTNGNVVSKGQFVNGKKSGIWQFFEKGKLVKETNMSLPENASKVKNN; via the coding sequence ATGAATAAATATCAGATTAGTTTTTTTGCCTTTTTGAGTTTTGTGCTTTTCAGCCAAAATATATTATCACAAACGGATTCCAACAAGTTAGACGAGAAAGGGAAAAAGCATGGAGTATGGAAAGGATTTTATGAAGAATCAAAACGACCGCGATATGAAGGAACTTTTGAGCACGGAAAAGAAATTGGAATTTTTAGTTTTTTTGATGATACCAAAGCTAAATCTATAATAGCCACTAGAGAATTTAATGCAAAAGACAATTCAGCTTATACTATTTTTTATGATCAGAATAAAAATAAAGTAAGTGAAGGAAAAGTGGTCAATAAATTATTTGAAGGAGAATGGAAGTACTACCATCAAGCTTCTCCGGCTATTATGACTATAGAAAATTACGTAAATGGAAAGTTGGAAGGCTTGCGTACCGTTTTTTATCCTAGTGGTAAAATTGCTGAAGAAATAAGTTATAGAAACAATTTGAAAAATGGTTTTTATAAAAAATATACTGAAAAAGGAGTTGTACTTGAGGAGTCCATTTTCAAGAATAATAGGTATAGTGGTTTAGCTATCTTTAGCGATACAAATGGCAATGTAGTCTCTAAAGGACAGTTTGTAAATGGAAAAAAGTCAGGAATTTGGCAGTTTTTCGAAAAAGGAAAATTAGTCAAAGAAACGAATATGAGTTTACCTGAAAACGCTTCGAAGGTCAAAAATAATTAA
- a CDS encoding NUDIX hydrolase has protein sequence MNFQEFLRYVPKLIEARLPAFDAHIKMAPLERLESLKNSNIEDKNPRIAAVMMLFYPKNERTHLVLIVRNSYKGVHSAQIAFPGGKYELEDKDFADTALRETHEEVGIHPDKIEILKPFTELYIPPSNFMVHPFLGISKEELVFVPQPSEVANIIELPLSVFLDDALVVDTNLSTSYADDISIPAFKIEEHIVWGATAMMLSELKEVLKEVLR, from the coding sequence ATGAATTTTCAAGAATTTTTACGGTATGTTCCTAAATTAATTGAAGCAAGACTTCCAGCTTTTGATGCACATATAAAAATGGCGCCTTTAGAGCGATTAGAAAGCTTAAAAAATAGTAATATTGAAGATAAAAATCCAAGAATAGCAGCTGTAATGATGCTTTTTTATCCTAAAAATGAAAGAACACATTTGGTATTGATTGTCCGAAATTCCTATAAAGGGGTTCATTCGGCACAAATCGCATTTCCAGGTGGAAAATATGAGCTAGAAGATAAAGATTTTGCAGATACTGCACTTCGGGAAACGCACGAAGAGGTTGGAATTCATCCAGATAAAATTGAGATTTTGAAACCATTTACAGAATTATATATCCCGCCAAGTAACTTCATGGTTCATCCTTTTTTGGGTATAAGTAAAGAAGAACTAGTGTTTGTACCACAACCTTCTGAAGTGGCAAATATTATCGAATTGCCGCTGTCGGTTTTCCTAGATGATGCACTTGTTGTCGATACAAATTTATCTACTTCCTACGCAGATGATATTAGTATTCCAGCTTTTAAAATTGAAGAGCATATTGTATGGGGAGCTACAGCTATGATGTTGAGTGAGTTAAAGGAGGTTTTAAAAGAGGTTTTAAGATGA